In a genomic window of Labeo rohita strain BAU-BD-2019 chromosome 20, IGBB_LRoh.1.0, whole genome shotgun sequence:
- the smek1 gene encoding serine/threonine-protein phosphatase 4 regulatory subunit 3 isoform X2 — translation MTDTRRRVKVYTLNEDRQWDDRGTGHVSSAYVERLKGMSLLVRAESDGSLLLESKINPNTAYQKQQDTLIVWSEAENYDLALSFQEKAGCDEIWEKICQVQGKDPSVDITQELIDESEEERFDDMSSPGLELPPCELSRLEEVAELVASSLPSPLRREKLALALENEGYIRKLLELFRVCEDLENREGLHHLYDIIKGIFLLNRTALFEVMFSEECIMDVIGCLEFDPSLPQPRRHREFLTTTARFKEVIPISDPELRQKIHQTYRVQYIQDMVLPTPSVFEENMLSTLHSFIFFNKVEIVGMLQDDEKFLTELFAQLTDEATDDDKRHELVNFLKEFCAFSQTLQPQNRDAFFKTLSNMGILPALEVILGMDDVQVRGAATDIFSYLVEYNPSMVREFVMQESQQNDDDILLINLIIEHMICDTDPELGGAVQLMGLLRTLVDPENMLATANQNMLLSLIISLQKTEKTEFLSFFYKHCMHVLSAPLLANTTEEKPSKDDFQTCQLLALIVELLTFCVEHHTYHIKNYIINKDILRRVLVLTASQHAFLALCALRFMRKIIGLKDEFYNRYIMRNFLFEPVVKAFLNNGSRYNLINSAIIEMFEYVRVEDVKSLTAHIIENYWKALEDVDYVQTFKGLKLRYEQQRERQDNPKLDSMRSILRNHRFRRDARTLEDEEEMWFNTDEEDLEDGEAVVPPSDKMKSDEDLMDPISKFMERKKLKDSEEKEVLTGKASLSGRQSPSFKLSFSSSPKASLSSPPTASLHPGSPGSPSSPGTGARSSPPTAAVTTKGGLVGLVDYPDDDEEDEDEEDADSKEESPPLSKKSKLSS, via the exons ATGACTGACACTCGTAGACGAGTAAAAGTGTACACTCTGAATGAGGACCGCCAGTGGGATGATCGGGGGACGGGACATGTGTCATCCGCCTACGTGGAGAGGCTGAAAGGCATGTCTCTCCTGGTGCGCGCCGAAAGTGATG GGTCACTGCTGCTGGAGTCCAAAATCAACCCTAACACCGCCTATCAGAAACAACAG GACACATTAATAGTATGGTCTGAGGCTGAAAACTATGACCTGGCCCTCAGCTTCCAGGAAAAGGCTGGTTGTGATGAGATCTGGGAGAAAATATGTCAG GTCCAGGGAAAGGACCCCTCTGTGGACATCACCCAGGAGCTGATAGATGAGTCTGAAGAGGAGCGTTTTGATGATATGTCTTCTCCCGGTCTTGAACTTCCACCATGCGAGCTTTCCCGACTGGAGGAAGTTGCCGAGCTGGTGGCGTCATCGCTACCTTCTCCGTTACGGCGGGAAAAACTTGCCCTGGCGCTGGAGAACGAGGGCTATATCCGCAAACTGCTGGAGCTGTTCCGAGTGTGCGAGGACTTGGAGAACCGTGAAGGCCTGCATCACCTCTACGACATCATCAAAGGCATTTTCCTCCTCAACCGCACAGCGCTTTTCGAAGTCATGTTTTCTGAAGAATGCATCATGGATGTGATCGGATGCCTGGAGTTCGATCCGTCGCTACCCCAGCCGCGGCGGCATCGAGAGTTCCTCACCACCACGGCACGGTTTAAAGAGGTCATTCCCATTTCAGACCCGGAGCTGCGGCAGAAGATTCACCAGACGTACCGGGTGCAGTATATTCAGGACATGGTGCTGCCCACCCCCTCTGTCTTTGAAGAAAACATGCTGTCCACCCTGCACTCCTTCATCTTCTTCAACAAAGTGGAGATTGTTGGCATGCTGCAG GACGATGAGAAGTTTTTGACTGAGCTCTTTGCACAGCTGACTGATGAAGCCACAGATGACGACAAACGGCATGAGCTG GTGAATTTCCTGAAGGAGTTCTGTGCGTTCTCACAAACGTTACAACCACAGAACAGAGACGCATTCTTCAAAACGCTGTCCAACATGGGTATCCTGCCAGCGCTGGAAGTTATTCTT GGCATGGATGATGTTCAGGTGCGTGGAGCAGCCACTGATATCTTCTCCTACCTGGTGGAGTACAACCCCTCCATGGTGCGAGAGTTTGTTATGCAGGAGTCTCAGCAGAACGATGAT GACATCCTGTTGATAAATCTGATCATTGAGCATATGATCTGTGACACGGATCCAGAGTTGGGTGGAGCCGTACAGCTAATGGGGTTGCTCAGGACATTAGTGGACCCAGAGAACATGCTGGCAACTGCTAAT CAAAACATGCTCCTTTCGTTAATTATTTCCCTGCAGAAAACCGAGAAGACAGAGTTCTTGAGTTTCTTCTATAAGCATTGCATGCATGTGCTCTCTGCTCCACTTCTTGCCAACACCACAGAAGAAAAACCCAGCAAAg ATGATTTCCAGACGTGTCAGCTGCTGGCTCTGATCGTAGAGCTGCTCACTTTCTGCGTGGAGCATCACACGTATCACATAAAGAATTACATCATCAACAAAGACATCCTCCGCAGAGTACTGGTGCTCACTGCATCTCAACATGCTTTCTTAGCCTTAT GTGCTTTGCGTTTCATGAGGAAAATCATTGGCTTGAAGGATGAGTTTTATAACCGATACATAATGAGGAACTTCCTGTTTGAGCCAGTGGTCAAAGCTTTCCTCAACAATGGATCCAGATACAACCTCATCAACTCAGCCATTATAGAGATGTTTGAGTATGTCAGAGTG GAGGATGTGAAGTCCCTGACGGCTCATATCATAGAAAACTACTGGAAGGCCCTGGAGGATGTGGACTATGTTCAGACGTTTAAGGGACTGAAGCTTCGATATGAACAGCAGAGAGAAAGGCAGGACAACCCTAAACTTGACAG TATGCGGTCGATTCTGAGAAATCACCGCTTTCGCCGGGATGCGCGGACGCTGGAAGACGAAGAGGAGATGTGGTTTAACACAGATGAGGAAGACTTGGAGGACGGTGAAGCTGTGGTGCCACCCTCAGATAAGATGAAGAGTGACGAGGACCTGATGGATCCTATCAGCAAGTTCATGGAGAGGAAGAAAC TGAAAGATTCAGAAGAGAAGGAGGTGCTGACAGGGAAGGCGAGCCTCTCAGGACGGCAGAGCCCCAGTTTTAAACTCTCCTTCTCCAGCTCCCCAAAGGCCAGTCTGTCCTCTCCCCCAACCGCATCCCTCCACCCCGGTTCACCTGGTTCTCCGAGTTCTCCCGGGACAGGAGCCCGGAGCTCCCCCCCTACGGCAGCTGTCACCACTAAG GGAGGTCTGGTGGGCTTGGTGGACTACCCCGACGACGACGAAGAGGACGAGGATGAGGAAGACGCAGACAGTAAAGAAGAAAGTCCTCCGCTGTCCAAGAAGTCCAAACTGAGCTCCTAA
- the smek1 gene encoding serine/threonine-protein phosphatase 4 regulatory subunit 3 isoform X1: protein MTDTRRRVKVYTLNEDRQWDDRGTGHVSSAYVERLKGMSLLVRAESDGSLLLESKINPNTAYQKQQDTLIVWSEAENYDLALSFQEKAGCDEIWEKICQVQGKDPSVDITQELIDESEEERFDDMSSPGLELPPCELSRLEEVAELVASSLPSPLRREKLALALENEGYIRKLLELFRVCEDLENREGLHHLYDIIKGIFLLNRTALFEVMFSEECIMDVIGCLEFDPSLPQPRRHREFLTTTARFKEVIPISDPELRQKIHQTYRVQYIQDMVLPTPSVFEENMLSTLHSFIFFNKVEIVGMLQDDEKFLTELFAQLTDEATDDDKRHELVNFLKEFCAFSQTLQPQNRDAFFKTLSNMGILPALEVILGMDDVQVRGAATDIFSYLVEYNPSMVREFVMQESQQNDDVSHTPTDFCDPSSYLSSSLLVSILQDILLINLIIEHMICDTDPELGGAVQLMGLLRTLVDPENMLATANKTEKTEFLSFFYKHCMHVLSAPLLANTTEEKPSKDDFQTCQLLALIVELLTFCVEHHTYHIKNYIINKDILRRVLVLTASQHAFLALCALRFMRKIIGLKDEFYNRYIMRNFLFEPVVKAFLNNGSRYNLINSAIIEMFEYVRVEDVKSLTAHIIENYWKALEDVDYVQTFKGLKLRYEQQRERQDNPKLDSMRSILRNHRFRRDARTLEDEEEMWFNTDEEDLEDGEAVVPPSDKMKSDEDLMDPISKFMERKKLKDSEEKEVLTGKASLSGRQSPSFKLSFSSSPKASLSSPPTASLHPGSPGSPSSPGTGARSSPPTAAVTTKGGLVGLVDYPDDDEEDEDEEDADSKEESPPLSKKSKLSS, encoded by the exons ATGACTGACACTCGTAGACGAGTAAAAGTGTACACTCTGAATGAGGACCGCCAGTGGGATGATCGGGGGACGGGACATGTGTCATCCGCCTACGTGGAGAGGCTGAAAGGCATGTCTCTCCTGGTGCGCGCCGAAAGTGATG GGTCACTGCTGCTGGAGTCCAAAATCAACCCTAACACCGCCTATCAGAAACAACAG GACACATTAATAGTATGGTCTGAGGCTGAAAACTATGACCTGGCCCTCAGCTTCCAGGAAAAGGCTGGTTGTGATGAGATCTGGGAGAAAATATGTCAG GTCCAGGGAAAGGACCCCTCTGTGGACATCACCCAGGAGCTGATAGATGAGTCTGAAGAGGAGCGTTTTGATGATATGTCTTCTCCCGGTCTTGAACTTCCACCATGCGAGCTTTCCCGACTGGAGGAAGTTGCCGAGCTGGTGGCGTCATCGCTACCTTCTCCGTTACGGCGGGAAAAACTTGCCCTGGCGCTGGAGAACGAGGGCTATATCCGCAAACTGCTGGAGCTGTTCCGAGTGTGCGAGGACTTGGAGAACCGTGAAGGCCTGCATCACCTCTACGACATCATCAAAGGCATTTTCCTCCTCAACCGCACAGCGCTTTTCGAAGTCATGTTTTCTGAAGAATGCATCATGGATGTGATCGGATGCCTGGAGTTCGATCCGTCGCTACCCCAGCCGCGGCGGCATCGAGAGTTCCTCACCACCACGGCACGGTTTAAAGAGGTCATTCCCATTTCAGACCCGGAGCTGCGGCAGAAGATTCACCAGACGTACCGGGTGCAGTATATTCAGGACATGGTGCTGCCCACCCCCTCTGTCTTTGAAGAAAACATGCTGTCCACCCTGCACTCCTTCATCTTCTTCAACAAAGTGGAGATTGTTGGCATGCTGCAG GACGATGAGAAGTTTTTGACTGAGCTCTTTGCACAGCTGACTGATGAAGCCACAGATGACGACAAACGGCATGAGCTG GTGAATTTCCTGAAGGAGTTCTGTGCGTTCTCACAAACGTTACAACCACAGAACAGAGACGCATTCTTCAAAACGCTGTCCAACATGGGTATCCTGCCAGCGCTGGAAGTTATTCTT GGCATGGATGATGTTCAGGTGCGTGGAGCAGCCACTGATATCTTCTCCTACCTGGTGGAGTACAACCCCTCCATGGTGCGAGAGTTTGTTATGCAGGAGTCTCAGCAGAACGATGATGTAAGTCACACGCCTACTGACTTTTGTGATCCTTCCAGCTACCTGTCTTCCTCACTGCTTGTCTCTATTTTACAGGACATCCTGTTGATAAATCTGATCATTGAGCATATGATCTGTGACACGGATCCAGAGTTGGGTGGAGCCGTACAGCTAATGGGGTTGCTCAGGACATTAGTGGACCCAGAGAACATGCTGGCAACTGCTAAT AAAACCGAGAAGACAGAGTTCTTGAGTTTCTTCTATAAGCATTGCATGCATGTGCTCTCTGCTCCACTTCTTGCCAACACCACAGAAGAAAAACCCAGCAAAg ATGATTTCCAGACGTGTCAGCTGCTGGCTCTGATCGTAGAGCTGCTCACTTTCTGCGTGGAGCATCACACGTATCACATAAAGAATTACATCATCAACAAAGACATCCTCCGCAGAGTACTGGTGCTCACTGCATCTCAACATGCTTTCTTAGCCTTAT GTGCTTTGCGTTTCATGAGGAAAATCATTGGCTTGAAGGATGAGTTTTATAACCGATACATAATGAGGAACTTCCTGTTTGAGCCAGTGGTCAAAGCTTTCCTCAACAATGGATCCAGATACAACCTCATCAACTCAGCCATTATAGAGATGTTTGAGTATGTCAGAGTG GAGGATGTGAAGTCCCTGACGGCTCATATCATAGAAAACTACTGGAAGGCCCTGGAGGATGTGGACTATGTTCAGACGTTTAAGGGACTGAAGCTTCGATATGAACAGCAGAGAGAAAGGCAGGACAACCCTAAACTTGACAG TATGCGGTCGATTCTGAGAAATCACCGCTTTCGCCGGGATGCGCGGACGCTGGAAGACGAAGAGGAGATGTGGTTTAACACAGATGAGGAAGACTTGGAGGACGGTGAAGCTGTGGTGCCACCCTCAGATAAGATGAAGAGTGACGAGGACCTGATGGATCCTATCAGCAAGTTCATGGAGAGGAAGAAAC TGAAAGATTCAGAAGAGAAGGAGGTGCTGACAGGGAAGGCGAGCCTCTCAGGACGGCAGAGCCCCAGTTTTAAACTCTCCTTCTCCAGCTCCCCAAAGGCCAGTCTGTCCTCTCCCCCAACCGCATCCCTCCACCCCGGTTCACCTGGTTCTCCGAGTTCTCCCGGGACAGGAGCCCGGAGCTCCCCCCCTACGGCAGCTGTCACCACTAAG GGAGGTCTGGTGGGCTTGGTGGACTACCCCGACGACGACGAAGAGGACGAGGATGAGGAAGACGCAGACAGTAAAGAAGAAAGTCCTCCGCTGTCCAAGAAGTCCAAACTGAGCTCCTAA
- the smek1 gene encoding serine/threonine-protein phosphatase 4 regulatory subunit 3 isoform X3 — protein MTDTRRRVKVYTLNEDRQWDDRGTGHVSSAYVERLKGMSLLVRAESDGSLLLESKINPNTAYQKQQDTLIVWSEAENYDLALSFQEKAGCDEIWEKICQVQGKDPSVDITQELIDESEEERFDDMSSPGLELPPCELSRLEEVAELVASSLPSPLRREKLALALENEGYIRKLLELFRVCEDLENREGLHHLYDIIKGIFLLNRTALFEVMFSEECIMDVIGCLEFDPSLPQPRRHREFLTTTARFKEVIPISDPELRQKIHQTYRVQYIQDMVLPTPSVFEENMLSTLHSFIFFNKVEIVGMLQDDEKFLTELFAQLTDEATDDDKRHELVNFLKEFCAFSQTLQPQNRDAFFKTLSNMGILPALEVILGMDDVQVRGAATDIFSYLVEYNPSMVREFVMQESQQNDDDILLINLIIEHMICDTDPELGGAVQLMGLLRTLVDPENMLATANKTEKTEFLSFFYKHCMHVLSAPLLANTTEEKPSKDDFQTCQLLALIVELLTFCVEHHTYHIKNYIINKDILRRVLVLTASQHAFLALCALRFMRKIIGLKDEFYNRYIMRNFLFEPVVKAFLNNGSRYNLINSAIIEMFEYVRVEDVKSLTAHIIENYWKALEDVDYVQTFKGLKLRYEQQRERQDNPKLDSMRSILRNHRFRRDARTLEDEEEMWFNTDEEDLEDGEAVVPPSDKMKSDEDLMDPISKFMERKKLKDSEEKEVLTGKASLSGRQSPSFKLSFSSSPKASLSSPPTASLHPGSPGSPSSPGTGARSSPPTAAVTTKGGLVGLVDYPDDDEEDEDEEDADSKEESPPLSKKSKLSS, from the exons ATGACTGACACTCGTAGACGAGTAAAAGTGTACACTCTGAATGAGGACCGCCAGTGGGATGATCGGGGGACGGGACATGTGTCATCCGCCTACGTGGAGAGGCTGAAAGGCATGTCTCTCCTGGTGCGCGCCGAAAGTGATG GGTCACTGCTGCTGGAGTCCAAAATCAACCCTAACACCGCCTATCAGAAACAACAG GACACATTAATAGTATGGTCTGAGGCTGAAAACTATGACCTGGCCCTCAGCTTCCAGGAAAAGGCTGGTTGTGATGAGATCTGGGAGAAAATATGTCAG GTCCAGGGAAAGGACCCCTCTGTGGACATCACCCAGGAGCTGATAGATGAGTCTGAAGAGGAGCGTTTTGATGATATGTCTTCTCCCGGTCTTGAACTTCCACCATGCGAGCTTTCCCGACTGGAGGAAGTTGCCGAGCTGGTGGCGTCATCGCTACCTTCTCCGTTACGGCGGGAAAAACTTGCCCTGGCGCTGGAGAACGAGGGCTATATCCGCAAACTGCTGGAGCTGTTCCGAGTGTGCGAGGACTTGGAGAACCGTGAAGGCCTGCATCACCTCTACGACATCATCAAAGGCATTTTCCTCCTCAACCGCACAGCGCTTTTCGAAGTCATGTTTTCTGAAGAATGCATCATGGATGTGATCGGATGCCTGGAGTTCGATCCGTCGCTACCCCAGCCGCGGCGGCATCGAGAGTTCCTCACCACCACGGCACGGTTTAAAGAGGTCATTCCCATTTCAGACCCGGAGCTGCGGCAGAAGATTCACCAGACGTACCGGGTGCAGTATATTCAGGACATGGTGCTGCCCACCCCCTCTGTCTTTGAAGAAAACATGCTGTCCACCCTGCACTCCTTCATCTTCTTCAACAAAGTGGAGATTGTTGGCATGCTGCAG GACGATGAGAAGTTTTTGACTGAGCTCTTTGCACAGCTGACTGATGAAGCCACAGATGACGACAAACGGCATGAGCTG GTGAATTTCCTGAAGGAGTTCTGTGCGTTCTCACAAACGTTACAACCACAGAACAGAGACGCATTCTTCAAAACGCTGTCCAACATGGGTATCCTGCCAGCGCTGGAAGTTATTCTT GGCATGGATGATGTTCAGGTGCGTGGAGCAGCCACTGATATCTTCTCCTACCTGGTGGAGTACAACCCCTCCATGGTGCGAGAGTTTGTTATGCAGGAGTCTCAGCAGAACGATGAT GACATCCTGTTGATAAATCTGATCATTGAGCATATGATCTGTGACACGGATCCAGAGTTGGGTGGAGCCGTACAGCTAATGGGGTTGCTCAGGACATTAGTGGACCCAGAGAACATGCTGGCAACTGCTAAT AAAACCGAGAAGACAGAGTTCTTGAGTTTCTTCTATAAGCATTGCATGCATGTGCTCTCTGCTCCACTTCTTGCCAACACCACAGAAGAAAAACCCAGCAAAg ATGATTTCCAGACGTGTCAGCTGCTGGCTCTGATCGTAGAGCTGCTCACTTTCTGCGTGGAGCATCACACGTATCACATAAAGAATTACATCATCAACAAAGACATCCTCCGCAGAGTACTGGTGCTCACTGCATCTCAACATGCTTTCTTAGCCTTAT GTGCTTTGCGTTTCATGAGGAAAATCATTGGCTTGAAGGATGAGTTTTATAACCGATACATAATGAGGAACTTCCTGTTTGAGCCAGTGGTCAAAGCTTTCCTCAACAATGGATCCAGATACAACCTCATCAACTCAGCCATTATAGAGATGTTTGAGTATGTCAGAGTG GAGGATGTGAAGTCCCTGACGGCTCATATCATAGAAAACTACTGGAAGGCCCTGGAGGATGTGGACTATGTTCAGACGTTTAAGGGACTGAAGCTTCGATATGAACAGCAGAGAGAAAGGCAGGACAACCCTAAACTTGACAG TATGCGGTCGATTCTGAGAAATCACCGCTTTCGCCGGGATGCGCGGACGCTGGAAGACGAAGAGGAGATGTGGTTTAACACAGATGAGGAAGACTTGGAGGACGGTGAAGCTGTGGTGCCACCCTCAGATAAGATGAAGAGTGACGAGGACCTGATGGATCCTATCAGCAAGTTCATGGAGAGGAAGAAAC TGAAAGATTCAGAAGAGAAGGAGGTGCTGACAGGGAAGGCGAGCCTCTCAGGACGGCAGAGCCCCAGTTTTAAACTCTCCTTCTCCAGCTCCCCAAAGGCCAGTCTGTCCTCTCCCCCAACCGCATCCCTCCACCCCGGTTCACCTGGTTCTCCGAGTTCTCCCGGGACAGGAGCCCGGAGCTCCCCCCCTACGGCAGCTGTCACCACTAAG GGAGGTCTGGTGGGCTTGGTGGACTACCCCGACGACGACGAAGAGGACGAGGATGAGGAAGACGCAGACAGTAAAGAAGAAAGTCCTCCGCTGTCCAAGAAGTCCAAACTGAGCTCCTAA